TTTGCCGCAATCGATTCCTGATATTGAGCCAGTACTTCATTCGTCTGACCGATCATCTTCTTCAGGATGGCCTCAAGCGAAGGCTTTTTCTCATAAAAAGAATAGGTGGCAGGATACAAATACCCTTCCAGCGGACGCTTTATGTCTTCGTTCAATATTTCATCAGTAATCAGTTCCGGATATTCACCTTTTAGTTGCTCGATCCATTTCTTATCGTTTAATTGTTTCTCTATTTCTTCTTGTTTGTATGGTGTTTTCTTTGCTATGATTTCAGCGATTTGATCGAGTTGAAGCCCCTCTGGGACCGTGATCTTGAATTCCGCTTTCCTCATCACCTTGCCTGTCTTTAAGCTGTTGACGATCTCATTCAATGTCATGGATGGCGTCAGGTCATATGCACCTGCCTGGAATCCGGCTTCATTGTTGAATTTGACGTAATATTTAAAGACAGTGGCATTTTTCACAATCCCATTTTCTTCGAGGATCTTTCCAATGCTGCTTACACCGGAACCAATCGGGATTTCCACTTTAACAGGCTTTGTATTGTCAGGATCAACGGGCTTCAGGGCTGAATTCACATACAGGTATCCCCCCACCGCGGTCCCTCCGATCACAATGACAAGACAAAGGATGACGAGTCCCACTACTTTTCTAATGACTTTTGCCTCCTCTTGCCTCTCCAGCAGTTTTTTCATCAGTGTATCTTTTATATTTTTCTTCACTTTATTTCCCCCTTTCGAGCAAAAAAGCGGGTTATCCGTCGTGCATTATTCGACATCATCTCCACTATTATACAATAATTTGCACAAAGTGAAACAGGGACCTGCAAAATGGGGGAATTTTTGTCCCATTTCGCGGTCCCTGTTCGATCATGTATGATCTATGTCGTTGAGATGATTACTCAGCGTCTTCTTCTTCGTCTAAGAAAGTGTTCAACATTTCTTCAATCATGTCCCACTCTTCTTCTGTTTCAATCGGCTTTAATTCGCCTTCTTGACCTTCGTCACCAGCCATGAATGCAGATGCATGAATTTCGATTTCTTCTTCGTCGTTCTCATCTGCCCCTAGTGGATAGTAAAGGACATAAGACTTTCCGAATTTATCTGATTCAAATGTGAAAAGGACCTCGCATAACTGCTCATTTCCTTGTTCGTCTACTACTGTAATTTGCTTTTCTCCGTGTTCCATGAACATTCACCTCATTATTTTTGGCTGTCAAGGAATCCTTGAAGGATCATCATTGCAGCCATTTTATCAATTACTTTCTTACGTTTCTTTCTACTTACGTCGGCTTCTAA
The nucleotide sequence above comes from Bacillus sp. KH172YL63. Encoded proteins:
- the mltG gene encoding endolytic transglycosylase MltG, encoding MKKLLERQEEAKVIRKVVGLVILCLVIVIGGTAVGGYLYVNSALKPVDPDNTKPVKVEIPIGSGVSSIGKILEENGIVKNATVFKYYVKFNNEAGFQAGAYDLTPSMTLNEIVNSLKTGKVMRKAEFKITVPEGLQLDQIAEIIAKKTPYKQEEIEKQLNDKKWIEQLKGEYPELITDEILNEDIKRPLEGYLYPATYSFYEKKPSLEAILKKMIGQTNEVLAQYQESIAANGYTTHELLTLSSLIEEEATEKADRGKISSVFYNRIEKDMPLQTDPTVLYALGKHKSRTVYEDLEVDSPYNTYQVKGLPPGPIANAGVSSIEAALQPDDTEYYYFLAASNGSVYYSETLDEHNEKKEKYITNKEE
- a CDS encoding DUF1292 domain-containing protein; translated protein: MEHGEKQITVVDEQGNEQLCEVLFTFESDKFGKSYVLYYPLGADENDEEEIEIHASAFMAGDEGQEGELKPIETEEEWDMIEEMLNTFLDEEEDAE